One genomic segment of Actinoplanes ianthinogenes includes these proteins:
- a CDS encoding SDR family oxidoreductase, with translation MARKQPDITMPDLSGKRAVVTGGSDGIGLGIATRLAAAGAEVVIPVRNTVKGEAAIERIRRQVPRAKASLRELDLSSLGSVAALGAALRAEGQPIHLLVNNAGVMTPPQRQTTADGFELQFGTNHLGHFALVAHLLPLLRAGGARVVNQISVAANSNAINWADLNWERSYDGMRAYSQSKIAFGLFGLELSRRSRRHGWGITSNLSHPGVAPTSLLAARPEVGRARETMGRRLIGALSARGILLGTAESAGLPALVAATAEDGGFYGPSGPGHLGGPPAEQRLYSRLRSEDEADRVWRVSEELTQVAFTAVQG, from the coding sequence ATGGCGCGCAAACAGCCCGACATCACCATGCCCGACCTGTCCGGCAAACGGGCCGTCGTGACCGGCGGCAGCGACGGCATCGGGCTGGGCATCGCCACCCGCCTCGCGGCCGCCGGGGCCGAGGTCGTCATTCCGGTCCGGAACACGGTCAAGGGCGAGGCGGCGATCGAGCGGATCCGCCGGCAGGTGCCGCGGGCGAAGGCCTCGCTGCGCGAGCTCGACCTGTCGTCGCTCGGCTCGGTGGCGGCCCTCGGCGCGGCGCTGCGGGCCGAGGGTCAGCCGATCCATCTGCTCGTCAACAACGCCGGGGTGATGACGCCGCCGCAGCGGCAGACCACCGCGGACGGGTTCGAGCTCCAGTTCGGCACCAACCACCTGGGCCACTTCGCGCTGGTGGCGCACCTGCTGCCGCTGCTGCGGGCCGGTGGCGCCCGGGTGGTCAACCAGATCAGCGTCGCGGCGAACTCCAACGCGATCAACTGGGCGGACCTGAACTGGGAACGCTCGTACGACGGGATGCGGGCGTACAGTCAATCGAAGATCGCTTTTGGTCTGTTCGGTCTGGAGCTGAGCCGGCGCAGCCGGCGGCACGGGTGGGGGATCACCAGCAACCTGTCGCATCCCGGTGTGGCCCCGACGAGTCTGCTGGCGGCTCGCCCCGAGGTCGGCCGGGCCCGGGAGACGATGGGCAGGCGGCTCATCGGTGCCCTGTCGGCGCGTGGCATCCTGCTGGGAACGGCCGAGTCCGCGGGGCTGCCGGCGCTGGTGGCGGCGACTGCCGAGGACGGTGGTTTCTACGGGCCGAGCGGTCCAGGACACCTCGGCGGGCCGCCCGCGGAGCAGCGGCTGTACTCGCGGCTGCGCAGCGAGGACGAGGCCGACCGGGTGTGGCGTGTCTCCGAGGAGCTGACACAGGTGGCGTTCACGGCGGTACAAGGATGA